One Megalops cyprinoides isolate fMegCyp1 chromosome 17, fMegCyp1.pri, whole genome shotgun sequence DNA window includes the following coding sequences:
- the sf3b6 gene encoding splicing factor 3B subunit 6: MAMQAAKRANIRLPPEVNRILYIRNLPYKITAEEMYDIFGKYGPIRQIRVGNTPETRGTAYVVYEDIFDAKNACDHLSGFNVCNRYLVVLYYNANRAFQKMDTKKKEEQLKLLKEKYGINTDPPK; this comes from the exons ATGGCGATGCAAGCAGCAAAACGAGCCAac attcgATTACCACCAGAGGTAAACAGAATTCTGTACATCAGGAATTTGCCATACAAAATCACCGCCGAAGAGATGTATGATATATTCGGGAAGTACGGTCCAATAAGGCAAATAAGAGT TGGGAACACACCCGAGACGAGAGGAACTGCGTATGTGGTGTATGAGGACATCTTCGACGCGAAGAATGCCTGCGATCACTTATCAGGATTCAACGTCTGCAATCGGTATCTCGTGGTCTTGTACTACAATGCAAACAGG gCTTTCCAGAAAATGGACACcaagaagaaagaggaacagttgAAACTTCTCAAGGAAAAATATGGCATCAACACAGATCCACCAAAATAG
- the tdrd6 gene encoding tudor domain-containing 6, which produces MCSIPGLPTPGSDVTILITRVNLNPLCVLVEFWGNFDQERKAVYQRMRREIQFPREAFHESEGNPGDLCLVKIFETWYRARVVSRNGSNYNVFLIDEGRTLSATTSTLAWGQKDVFHLPPEVEFCVLANVLPLSPENRWSPMAIEFLKSLCGRTVTGYVQDVLVPHRTFLLDIPCISKQMYEMGFAKKLSTEKFKFFVARSLQSLSGAVAATDSQQISSMRNEPMETHSQIEKLQCYMYPELQTDTVETVIVTEVTNPLRIFCQLKVFSQELKKLTEQVTQHFEGRLGTAKGRPETLGSACASRGSDGKWYRSVLQQILPSNSIVEVLHVDYGKKDFVQFENIRPLCAEFLRMPVVTYVCSLHGIIDKGVGWTAAQINYLKSLILHRTVIAKFEYQSLSEGVHYVTLYGDENVNINRLFGMKEKCLVGSERTRGDYSIRKGVATQKCPDAVGNETQRYCPVPSYSAEEIQAKVAAESLPINSSHLAVVQYVDSPSEFWIQTQRYAKEFDQLMNEISDLYDSSTSAEGLVRNLTIGLFCAARSQDTVFYRAIVSEVIGKQVKVYFVDYGNTEIVDWYNVRVLPGKYQALPALAIKCSLAGIRPKDEKWSQSATVFFSKSVEDKILDMHVSAKSEGKYLIQLTDSSAHGEKNINRTLCIAGFAENDDPCKLVSKPLKRSLIFPSMQTTGQCPGTDKVRPVGNQALSANIPTVTEIRSVFKEHLFPIGSSVDVNVSYIESPNDFWCQIAQNSGSLNLLMKDIQTYYADSEFQQPLEPACIARHPDNRMWYRALVIQKHASPHVDVLFIDYGQTRKVSLQDLRPINPTFLNLKGQAFRCSLYNLIHPAGHSALEWSDAAMSEFENFVDSAASTHVGLKCTIYAVMYDSQKVVFNVVDLETPFQSVCSLLVQKGLADRAPPKKVPLPPFRLDTYYYSTHNIKTGGEEEVCITSVKSVDLFYCQLGRNSDLIEELSEKVSYLCHQLQCVNCPQTFGTVCFAKYTDGQWYRGQIKSTHPTIQVHFVDYGDTLEMKKTDLLPIPIEASEIMSVPVQAVECALSDVPTDVSSDINSWFTRKVTGHSFRALVVAKEPCGKLIVELYDGKTQLNAQIKENFKIETQRKHNLPHEQLDVTSKNMKGSFVRQEENMKPIDDYKPKLVLQNTEDRRKKEKIKPAFENSDRGFRQKQESMRKYNHVGIQWEPSEARKSENPQKLPTSQSDSEQNEDTTRAAHQHISKLEDLPLKFIKPGLLSEVYISHCNSPSSFFVQFTEDENKIVSVVEELNEKLLAVTPVDISKLQQDDLVSAMFPDDGFWYRAVVRSRLRNDIVNVEFIDFGNTATVVSSNICRLDKQFLDLPRFSTHCSLSGVCGINKEDEWDEEVVSKFRKAAGENAEKKLTCRFVQQTGSMWEVTLEDEGVMLAHTILDSGPTVTSMSKKPQSSTLENTLPEKSNDYEMDITTSIYKTPNISEGQAFEVYATSVVGPDHFWCQYAHSDELKMISELVEKVGNSGEDRAWNTAWSDALHSGSPCLAQFSEDEQWYRAEVITVNENILSVLFVDYGNESDVDQTSVKPIPPLLLKKPPQAFLCQLEGFDPSQGFWDDHAADHFFGLLSDEALQVTILKVQNVKDHRTAPYLVRVECKGEAINSTMKDYWNHYTLLDKSNLSENDKQSFSEVNVPLEIPSLGAAEDNLIQQNITMDVSPEHFDRTAALLPDAVPQCFGNKNEPKESNEMLETQLEIPVNIVPMENRFIKEDLELMSVSECVMGFNSVQYTAPSVRDEERSDSEDIPGEENDAESVTVDPSRNPILPIHHRKDSAETSFNFIDITDSASETSNVTSTSEDLPVCPPEIPVLEERAECVSEGTNKAEVSCETRTVSQEKAGGIDTCLAVSKPEDCTLAPSEETDILFETGSASVAEQTCAMDESDPLLYKVDESFDELSVLNEDQCPDVCTDSDIYEEVFKQCTAPVPKDVGPVLALPDQSFQNEDVEEDHVSGTESEFGNLKKAEKLCVGSHCVVWSYAHGFWCKGKIVKISEDSAQVLLLEEEEEAIVDLQNIFETVSETQVQVLGESVRAGAMVQQSHEEQMSRVTHLVLKVEDSDDDVIFVGEMQVPKPQVQEMDGNREVI; this is translated from the exons ATGTGTTCAATTCCTGGGCTCCCGACACCAGGTTCAGATGTAACCATTCTTATTACCAGGGTCAACTTAAATCCTCTCTGTGTTCTAGTAGAGTTCTGGGGCAATTTTGATCAAGAGAGAAAGGCTGTTTATCAGCGAATGAGAAGAGAGATTCAGTTTCCCAGGGAAGCATTTCACGAATCTGAAGGAAATCCTGGAGACCTGTGCCTCGTTAAAATTTTTGAAACTTGGTATAGAGCTCGAGTAGTGTCAAGAAACGGGTCAAATTACAATGTGTTCCTAATTGATGAAGGAAGAACACTGAGTGCCACAACCAGCACTTTGGCATGGGGTCAGAAAGATGTTTTCCACCTACCACCTGAGGTGGAATTCTGTGTCCTTGCCAATGTATTGCCTCTGTCACCTGAGAATAGGTGGTCTCCAATGGCCATAGAATTCCTGAAATCTCTGTGTGGCAGAACTGTGACTGGATATGTTCAGGATGTGCTGGTGCCTCATAGAACATTCCTCCTTGATATTCCATGTATATCCAAACAGATGTATGAAATGGGATTTGCTAAGAAACTGTCTACGGAGAAGTTCAAATTCTTCGTTGCAAGATCACTGCAATCACTGAGTGGGGCAGTGGCTGCAACTGATTCCCAGCAGATATCCTCCATGAGAAATGAACCAATGGAGACCCATAGTCAGATTGAGAAACTGCAGTGTTATATGTATCCAGAACTGCAGACTGACACCGTTGAGACTGTAATTGTCACAGAGGTAACCAATCCACTGCGCATTTTTTGTCAGTTGAAGGTTTTCTCTCAAGAACTGAAGAAACTGACTGAACAGGTCACCCAGCATTTTGAGGGTAGATTGGGAACAGCAAAGGGAAGACCAGAAACTTTAGGCTCTGCGTGTGCCTCAAGGGGAAGCGATGGCAAGTGGTATCGATCTGTTTTACAGCAAATCCTTCCTTCCAATAGCATAGTGGAAGTACTGCATGTGGATTATGGAAAGAAAGACTTTGTTCAGTTTGAGAACATTAGACCATTATGTGCAGAGTTTCTGAGAATGCCTGTTGTAACTTATGTCTGCTCACTCCATGGAATAATTGATAAGGGTGTTGGATGGACAGCCGCTCAGATCAATTATCTGAAATCCTTGATCCTTCACCGAACTGTGATTGCTAAATTTGAGTACCAAAGCTTGTCAGAAGGCGTCCACTATGTAACGCTCTATGGAGATGAAAATGTGAACATCAACAGGCTGTTTGGCATGAAGGAAAAGTGTCTGGTGGGGTCTGAGAGAACTCGTGGAGATTATTCTATTCGAAAAGGTGTAGCGACTCAGAAATGTCCAGATGCAGTAGGAAATGAAACTCAAAGGTATTGTCCTGTACCGTCTTACTCTGCTGAAGAAATTCAGGCAAAGGTTGCAGCAGAAAGTTTACCAATCAATTCATCCCATTTAGCAGTTGTTCAGTATGTCGACAGCCCTTCAGAATTCTGGATTCAGACACAACGGTATGCTAAGGAATTTGATCAGTTGATGAATGAGATCAGTGATCTGTATGACAGTTCAACTAGTGCAGAAGGACTTGTCAGAAACCTGACCATTGGTCTCTTTTGTGCTGCCAGATCACAGGACACTGTTTTTTATAGGGCTATTGTAAGCGAAGTCATAGGAAAACAGGTTAAAGTGTATTTCGTTGACTACGGAAACACAGAAATTGTTGACTGGTACAACGTAAGAGTCCTGCCCGGCAAGTATCAAGCATTGCCAGCATTGGCAATTAAGTGCTCCCTTGCGGGGATCAGGCCAAAGGATGAGAAATGGAGCCAAAGTgcaactgttttcttttcaaaatcagTGGAAGACAAGATACTGGATATGCATGTTTCTGCAAAGTCTGAAGGTAAATATCTCATCCAGTTGACTGATTCATCTGCTCATGGGGAGAAAAATATCAACAGGACGCTTTGCATTGCTGGTTTTGCAGAAAATGATGATCCTTGCAAACTTGTGTCTAAGCCTTTGAAAAGGTCTCTCATTTTTCCAAGCATGCAAACCACAGGACAGTGTCCTGGCACAGACAAGGTCAGACCTGTTGGGAACCAAGCGCTGTCTGCCAACATTCCTACTGTGACTGAGATCAGGTCTGTTTTCAAGGAACATTTGTTTCCTATAGGAAGTTCTGTTGACGTTAATGTGTCTTACATCGAGAGCCCAAATGACTTTTGGTGTCAAATAGCACAAAATTCAGGGAGTCTAAATTTGCTAATGAAAGACATTCAGACTTACTATGCTGACAGTGAGTTCCAGCAGCCTTTGGAACCAGCCTGTATTGCTCGCCATCCTGACAATCGCATGTGGTACAGAGCGCTTGTCATTCAAAAGCATGCATCTCCACATGTTGACGTGTTGTTCATAGATTATGGCCAAACACGGAAAGTTTCTTTGCAAGACTTACGACCCATAAATCCAACTTTTCTGAATTTGAAAGGTCAAGCTTTTCGATGCAGTCTATACAATTTGATCCATCCTGCTGGTCATTCTGCTTTGGAATGGAGTGACGCTGCCATGTCTGAGTTTGAAAACTTTGTTGATTCTGCAGCTTCCACTCATGTTGGCTTGAAGTGCACCATATATGCAGTTATGTACGACTCCCAAAAAGTGGTCTTCAATGTTGTTGACCTTGAAACACCTTTTCAGAGTGTTTGCAGCTTGCTAGTTCAGAAAGGGTTAGCAGACCGCGCACCTCCAAAAAAGGTCCCTCTTCCGCCCTTCCGGTTGGACACGTATTACTATTCAACACACAACATCAAAACTGGGGGAGAAGAGGAGGTGTGTATAACTAGCGTGAAAAGTGTTGACCTCTTTTATTGCCAGTTGGGAAGGAATTCTGACTTGATAGAAGAACTGTCAGAAAAAGTCAGTTATCTTTGCCATCAGCTGCAATGTGTCAATTGTCCCCAAACCTTTGGCACAGTGTGCTTCGCAAAGTACACTGATGGACAGTGGTATAGAGGACAGATTAAGTCTACACATCCAACAATCCAGGTGCACTTTGTGGACTATGGTGACACACTGGAAATGAAGAAGACTGATCTGCTCCCAATTCCAATTGAAGCCAGTGAAATTATGTCTGTGCCTGTTCAAGCTGTGGAGTGTGCACTCTCTGATGTCCCAACAGATGTGTCAAGTGACATCAACAGTTGGTTTACCAGAAAGGTTACTGGCCATTCCTTCAGAGCACTGGTAGTTGCAAAGGAGCCATGTGGAAAATTAATAGTGGAACTTTATGATGGAAAAACCCAACTGAATGCACAGATCAAAGAGAACTTTAAAAttgagacacagagaaaacataACTTGCCACATGAACAACTTGATGTCACATCCAAGAACATGAAAGGTTCATTTGTTAGGCAAGAAGAGAACATGAAGCCCATTGATGATTATAAGCCTAAACTGGTGCTGCAAAACACTGAGGacagaaggaagaaagagaaaatcaaGCCAGCATTTGAGAACAGTGACAGGGGGTTCAGACAGAAGCAAGAATCTATGAGAAAATACAACCATGTTGGAATTCAGTGGGAACCGTCCGAAGCTAGAAAATCTGAAAATCCTCAAAAACTGCCAACTTCTCAGTCAGATTCTGAGCAGAATGAAGATACTACAAGGGCAGCACATCAACACATTTCTAAACTTGAAGATCTCccattaaaattcataaaacCTGGTCTGTTATCAGAAGTCTACATTTCACATTGTAATAGCCCATCAAGTTTTTTTGTCCAGTTCACagaagatgaaaacaaaattgtcTCTGTTGTGGAAGAACTAAATGAAAAACTATTAGCGGTCACACCGGTGGATATAAGTAAATTGCAGCAAGATGATTTGGTGAGTGCAATGTTTCCAGATGATGGCTTCTGGTATCGGGCAGTTGTAAGAAGCAGATTACGAAATGATATTGTGAATGTGGAGTTCATAGACTTTGGAAATACAGCGACAGTTGTGTCTTCAAATATTTGCAGACTTGACAAACAGTTCCTTGACCTTCCCAGGTTCAGCACACATTGCTCACTAAGTGGAGTATGCGGCATCAATAAGGAAGATGAGTGGGACGAAGAAGTTGTGTCAAAATTTAGAAAAGCTGcaggagaaaatgcagagaagAAGCTTACATGCAGATTCGTTCAACAGACGGGATCTATGTGGGAGGTCACTCTTGAAGATGAGGGTGTAATGCTAGCACATACAATACTTGACAGTGGCCCCACAGTAACATCAATGTCAAAGAAACCTCAAAGCTCTACCTTGGAGAACACGCTTCCTGAGAAATCAAATGATTATGAAATGGATATCACAACATCAATCTACAAAACGCCTAATATTTCAGAGGGACAGGCTTTTGAGGTTTATGCTACATCCGTAGTTGGTCCTGACCACTTCTGGTGCCAGTATGCACATTCAGATGAGCTTAAGATGATCTCTGAACTTGTTGAAAAAGTGGGAAACTCGGGAGAAGACAGAGCTTGGAATACTGCTTGGTCAGATGCATTACATTCTGGAAGTCCATGCCTTGCTCAGTTTTCAGAGGATGAACAGTGGTATCGTGCCGAGGTGATAACTGTTAATGAGAATATCCTTTCAGTTCTTTTCGTGGATTATGGAAACGAATCAGACGTTGACCAAACCAGTGTAAAACCAATACCACCTCTCTTATTGAAAAAACCGCCTCAGGCCTTCTTGTGTCAGCTGGAAGGATTTGATCCCTCACAAGGCTTCTGGGATGACCATGCAGCTGATCATTTCTTTGGTCTGCTCTCAGATGAAGCCTTGCAAGTGACCATTCTGAAAGTACAGAATGTTAAGGATCATAGGACCGCTCCTTATCTAGTCAGAGTTGAATGCAAAGGAGAAGCGATAAATAGCACAATGAAAGACTACTGGAACCATTACACCCTACTTGATAAAAGCAACttatctgaaaatgacaaacagtCTTTCTCTGAAGTTAATGTCCCGCTTGAAATTCCCTCACTGGGGGCAGCTGAGGACaatttaattcaacaaaacatCACCATGGATGTAAGTCCTGAACATTTTGACAGAACTGCAGCTTTGCTCCCAGATGCAGTTCCACAGTGTTTCggaaacaaaaatgaaccaaAGGAATCTAATGAAATGCTTGAAACGCAACTGGAAATTCCAGTCAACATTGTGCCTATGGAGAACAGGTTTATTAAAGAGGACTTGGAATTAATGAGCGTTTCAGAGTGTGTGATGGGTTTTAacagtgtacagtacacagcacCATCTGTCAGGGATGAAGAAAGGAGTGATAGTGAAGACATCCCAGGAGAAGAAAATGACGCTGAGTCAGTCACAGTGGATCCAAGTAGGAACCCAATCTTGCCAATTCACCACAGGAAGGACTCTGCTGAGACGAGCTTTAATTTTATTGACATTACAGACTCTGCTTCAGAGACCTCCAATGTAACGTCAACCAGTGAAGACCTACCTGTTTGTCCTCCTGAAATTCCTGTACTGGAAGAGCGTGCAGAATGTGTTTCTGAAGGGACTAATAAGGCTGAAGTTTCTTGTGAAACAAGAACAGTTTCACAGGAGAAGGCTGGTGGCATTGACACATGCCTTGCTGTGTCTAAACCAGAAGACTGTACCCTTGCTCCATCAGAGGAAACTGATATCCTTTTTGAGACAGGGAGCGCATCAGTCGCTGAACAGACCTGTGCAATGGATGAAAGTGATCCCCTGCTGTACAAGGTAGATGAGAGCTTCGATGAACTCTCAGTCTTGAATGAAGACCAGTGCCCTGATGTATGTACAGATAGTGACATATATGAAGAGGTTTTTAAACAGTGCACAGCCCCAGTGCCTAAGGATGTAGGACCAGTGCTTGCATTGCCAGATCAAAGCTTTCAAAATGAGGATGTCGAGGAAGACCATGTTTCAGGAACTGAGTCTG AATTCGGCAACCTGAAGAAGGCTGAAAAACTTTGTGTAGGGTCGCACTGTGTTGTCTGGTCCTATGCTCACGGGTTTTGGTGCAAAGGAAAGATTGTGAAAATATCTGAGGATTCTGCACAG GTATTGCTTttggaagaggaagaagaggcaATTGTAGACCTTCAGAACATCTTCGAAACAGTATCTGAAACACAAGTTCAG GTTTTGGGTGAAAGTGTCCGAGCCGGGGCTATGGTGCAGCAGTCACATG AGGAACAGATGTCCCGCGTGACCCATCTTGTTCTGAAAGTTGAAGAttctgatgatgatgtcatattTGTCGGGGAGATGCAGGTTCCCAAGCCGCAGGTTCAGGAAATGGATGGAAACAGAGAAGTGATCTGA
- the pla2g7 gene encoding platelet-activating factor acetylhydrolase isoform X1 — MLPHGGFKHLVTVVEKIYQSRATTDLKNKLHRVIMGNSCSNTLEIPPGKGPHKVGCADLMVDHTINGSFFRLYYPCVESTGSEKPCWVPSKEYFNGLADFMKINRTVSEKIFSYLYGSFRIPASMDASFKPDGKYPLIIFSHGLGAFRTLYSAICTEIASQGFLVASVEHRDESASATFYYQEKSVPEEEEQQDASKNSSHGQDNLEEVWMYYRVLKPGENEFPLRSKQVKQRADECIRALDILAEINTGCSVTNVLQSQFDWTTLENSMDMCRIAIMGHSFGGATVIESLCKELRFKCGIALDSWMFPLDEEIFPRVKQPILFINSEKFQWAGNIIRMKKLDSAIIPRKMITIKGTVHQSFPDFTFLTCHWIGKILKLKGEIDPQVALDLCNKASLAFLQRHLLLEKNFCQWDHLLDGKDENLIPGTNVNLLESPM, encoded by the exons ATGTTGCCCCATGGTGGATTTAAACATCTAGTGACGGTGGTCGAGAAAATATACCAGTCGAGAGCGACAACAG ATCTCAAGAACAAGTTGCATCGAGTGATCATGGGAAACAGCTGCAGTAACACTTTGGAAATCCCCCCTGGAAAAGGTCCCCATAAGGTGGGATGTGCAGACCTCATGGTGGACCACACAATCAAT GGTTCATTCTTCAGGCTTTACTACCCATGCGTGGAATCAACGGGTTCTGAAAAACCATGTTGGGTACCAAGCAAAGAATACTTCAATGGCCTTGCAGACTTCATGAAAATTAACAGGACTGTGTCTGAAAAGATTTTCAGCTATCTATATG GATCATTCAGAATACCTGCTTCCATGGATGCATCATTTAAGCCTGATGGGAAATATCCCTTAATTATCTTCTCTCATGGATTGGGAGCATTCAG AACTTTATATTCAGCTATCTGCACCGAAATTGCATCACAGGGGTTCCTTGTTGCATCGGTGGAACACAG GGATGAATCTGCTTCTGCAACGTTTTATTATCAAGAGAAGTCTGTTCCAGAGGAAGAAGAACAGCAGGATGCTTCCAAGAACTCTTCCCATGGCCAAGACAATCTTGAAGAAGTCTGGATGTACTATCGAGTTCTGAAACCAGGGGAGAATGAATTTCCCCTTCGAAGCAAACAG GTAAAACAGAGAGCAGATGAGTGCATAAGAGCTTTGGATATTCTCGCTGAGATCAACACAGGGTGCTCAGTCACCAATGTGCTACAGTCGCAGTTTGACTGGACTACGCTGGAG AATTCTATGGACATGTGTAGAATAGCAATAATGGGCCATTCTTTTGGAGGTGCTACAGTGATCGAATCTCTTTGCAAGGAACTCCGATTCAA ATGTGGCATTGCTTTGGATTCCTGGATGTTTCCGCTGGATGAGGAGATCTTCCCGAGAGTGAAACAGCCAATCCTGTTCATCAACTCGGAGAAATTCCAGTGGGCGGGCAACATCATCCGCATGAAGAAGCTAGACTCCGCCATCATCCCAAGGAAGATGATCACTATCAA GGGAACAGTGCACCAGAGCTTCCCAGACTTCACTTTCCTCACATGTCACTGGATAGGGAAGATCTTGAAGCTGAAGGGGGAGATAGACCCCCAGGTAGCCCTGGATCTTTGCAATAAAGCATCATTAGCCTTTCTTCAGAGACACCTAT tgctCGAAAAGAATTTCTGTCAGTGGGATCATCTACTTGATGGGAAGGATGAAAATCTTATTCCAGGCACAAACGTTAATCTGCTTGAGTCTCCAATGTAA
- the pla2g7 gene encoding platelet-activating factor acetylhydrolase isoform X2, with amino-acid sequence MGNSCSNTLEIPPGKGPHKVGCADLMVDHTINGSFFRLYYPCVESTGSEKPCWVPSKEYFNGLADFMKINRTVSEKIFSYLYGSFRIPASMDASFKPDGKYPLIIFSHGLGAFRTLYSAICTEIASQGFLVASVEHRDESASATFYYQEKSVPEEEEQQDASKNSSHGQDNLEEVWMYYRVLKPGENEFPLRSKQVKQRADECIRALDILAEINTGCSVTNVLQSQFDWTTLENSMDMCRIAIMGHSFGGATVIESLCKELRFKCGIALDSWMFPLDEEIFPRVKQPILFINSEKFQWAGNIIRMKKLDSAIIPRKMITIKGTVHQSFPDFTFLTCHWIGKILKLKGEIDPQVALDLCNKASLAFLQRHLLLEKNFCQWDHLLDGKDENLIPGTNVNLLESPM; translated from the exons ATGGGAAACAGCTGCAGTAACACTTTGGAAATCCCCCCTGGAAAAGGTCCCCATAAGGTGGGATGTGCAGACCTCATGGTGGACCACACAATCAAT GGTTCATTCTTCAGGCTTTACTACCCATGCGTGGAATCAACGGGTTCTGAAAAACCATGTTGGGTACCAAGCAAAGAATACTTCAATGGCCTTGCAGACTTCATGAAAATTAACAGGACTGTGTCTGAAAAGATTTTCAGCTATCTATATG GATCATTCAGAATACCTGCTTCCATGGATGCATCATTTAAGCCTGATGGGAAATATCCCTTAATTATCTTCTCTCATGGATTGGGAGCATTCAG AACTTTATATTCAGCTATCTGCACCGAAATTGCATCACAGGGGTTCCTTGTTGCATCGGTGGAACACAG GGATGAATCTGCTTCTGCAACGTTTTATTATCAAGAGAAGTCTGTTCCAGAGGAAGAAGAACAGCAGGATGCTTCCAAGAACTCTTCCCATGGCCAAGACAATCTTGAAGAAGTCTGGATGTACTATCGAGTTCTGAAACCAGGGGAGAATGAATTTCCCCTTCGAAGCAAACAG GTAAAACAGAGAGCAGATGAGTGCATAAGAGCTTTGGATATTCTCGCTGAGATCAACACAGGGTGCTCAGTCACCAATGTGCTACAGTCGCAGTTTGACTGGACTACGCTGGAG AATTCTATGGACATGTGTAGAATAGCAATAATGGGCCATTCTTTTGGAGGTGCTACAGTGATCGAATCTCTTTGCAAGGAACTCCGATTCAA ATGTGGCATTGCTTTGGATTCCTGGATGTTTCCGCTGGATGAGGAGATCTTCCCGAGAGTGAAACAGCCAATCCTGTTCATCAACTCGGAGAAATTCCAGTGGGCGGGCAACATCATCCGCATGAAGAAGCTAGACTCCGCCATCATCCCAAGGAAGATGATCACTATCAA GGGAACAGTGCACCAGAGCTTCCCAGACTTCACTTTCCTCACATGTCACTGGATAGGGAAGATCTTGAAGCTGAAGGGGGAGATAGACCCCCAGGTAGCCCTGGATCTTTGCAATAAAGCATCATTAGCCTTTCTTCAGAGACACCTAT tgctCGAAAAGAATTTCTGTCAGTGGGATCATCTACTTGATGGGAAGGATGAAAATCTTATTCCAGGCACAAACGTTAATCTGCTTGAGTCTCCAATGTAA